aaaagaatgaaacacagaaaaatattgAGTTACTAAGTGGCAGGAAATGATACTGCAGGGCAAATGATATTAAATGGAATAAGCTCCGACAGGATCCTCTGCCGTCCTACCTCTCCTGCCCTGCGGTGTCCCAGATCTGCAGGGTTATAGCGGTGGAGCCCAGCTTTAAAGTCTTCATCTGGAAATCTATACCTAGGAGCAACAGTGTTTAATATTTTTGCTTAAAGAGGCACAGAGGCGTCATTTAATGATTGTgataacagtgtgtgtgtgtgtgtgggggggggggtcattcttACACACAGTGGTGCTCAGCGTGCTGTTGAAGTGTCCCGTGCAGTAGCGCTGGATGAAGGAGGTCTTACCCACTCCCGAGTTACCCAGGAAAACCACCTTGAACACTCGGTGAGGACTGACAATTTTACTCTAAAATTCAGGTAAAGGCATCCAACTTAACATTTAGATATCAgtgtcagggtttttttttttctgtacgCGACTTGAAATGGAACAAATCTGTGTTCCATCTTTGCTGTGCAGAACACAAATGTGTAATTAGAAGGATTTGGCATTGAATGTATTTTTAGGATTTTATTACATTCCGTACCTGAGTTTGCATCTGCTCAACATTTTCACAACTGACTCTACATGAcggttggatggatgaatttGTCATCTCGTTGTCTTTGTCCTGCTCCGAATCATCGGATGAGCTCCACTGTCTTCAGAATCAACGAAGACAGAAAATTAGTTGTTTCCTCCATGCCATATCCTCCTGGAATATCGTATCAGATGCACTTAATCATACCGACCTTTTCAGGGGCTTGATGTCTATGTAGTTACCTATGATTGACCCTTTCTTCTGCAAAGTCTTTGAGACAGTCTAAAAGGTTTTTGTGGAAAGTGAGGCAGAGGAAATGGGCAGCATTAAGATATAAACAGTAACAGTGTAAATGTATGGGTGTGCTATGTACAGGCGTCCAATTAACAATGTCTTTGCTGTAGAAATGTTAGTGGTGTACACAAGGTACACCATTTTTTGCGCCGTCATTCTGCTTTAATATCTAACAGCATGTTTAGAAATGACATGTCAAAAGTCTGACACGTTTTCGTGTTGGCATCATTCTAGTTTCTTGACTACAAAGATGATGATTTTCACAAGGATGCGGACAAGGTGAGGGGGAACCTACTAAGAGATCAGCACTCCTTTAGGAATTAGAATAAAGGGCTTTATTAGTTTGGTAAAAACTGAGCCACTGTAGGTCATAAATAACAGTCAACAGTCAACACATAAATCACTCTTCACTTCAAGTTGATACAGGACAGAATACACGTCTTTTCAACAATACCCGTCACTACGGGAGAAAGAAACACTGCTgacattgtaaaataaatacaattaaaactGTGTCATTAACACAAGTTTAATCAAtaaccaaaacaacaacatgtgccGGTGTAAATAATCATTATCCAGATGATAATAATAGCATGGAGCCGTTCCAAGACTTAACTTAGGTAGGATAAATCTTCTGTGTCCATGGGGCACAAAGGTCTTCACTGAGACAACTTaatggtggaggaggaaggtcaGAGTGTCTGTGACTAACCCTCTTCTGAGCTTGGTGGGCATCTTTCTCATCACGCAGCCTTCTGTTCATATCCCTGACACAAAGGAAGGAAGGTGTTCATTCCCAGCGTCACATCGGAGCGAGCGGATGAAAAAGAAGACAAGAGCTGTTACCTCAGTAGCTCCAGTTGCCTCAACAGGCTgtccttctctttctgcatgTTCCCCGACACCTTCGCCACGTTTCTGTCGTGAAACATTATTTGGAGTTAGGAAatattgtgttttcttcttcttcttgagcatatatgtgtgtgcaGTCAAAGCCTGATGGAGCCTGAAGGACTTTGTGCTGAAACATCATCAAGTATCCCTCCACGACAGAAAGTAGGCCTCGACAAAAATGCAATCTACAATCTGTGAGTCATGTTTGCTGCACACAAACGTCTGACATTCTAAATAATATAATCAGGTGGCAGTAGCCTTGTGAGCCATTTTTTATGTTGAACTGGAAAAACAAGTCCAAGAGaatatttactttaatattCTCGTAATCAGACATCAAAAAAGAACTTCAAAAACCCTGTAGCTATAGTTTCAGTAAAACTCAAAAGAGAGATCACATGACACCTGtgtatttaatgttctctattTCATACCAGAGCACACATGCAGTGAGCAAACAAATTATTAGAGACAATGTTGTCTCTAATAATTCACAGGGAGACCGTATTCAGATTCTGATTTCTGACAGGAGAAACTCACGTCGCGTGCTTTTAGCAGCTCACCTCTGCCGAGCCACTTGCTCCTGGCTAGCGTTGAGTTGCAGCAGGTTGAGCTGAGCCAGAGCGGTCTGTAACTGTTCCctgctgctctccagctgctcctgtaACTGGATGTTGAGGCTCCtcagctgctggttctgctcctTGATCTTTGTCTGTTCACAGCTCAGCTGATGGATCCTAGACTCCATCTTAGACAAAAGACGTTGATTACTTATTAAACCAAAGCTCAGGACATCCTCTTCACAGAAATATCCGATATATGTTACCTCTCTCTGTTTGCTCAGCGTATTCTCCAGTTCTTGCTCCCGAGTCTTCAATTCCTCCTCGAGTTGCTgccctctctgtttctgtctaaCGCGCTCCTTGATTTCATAAacaatgaattgaattgacatAAAAGTATGGGCTGAAGATCACACATCTGTACACACATCTGTACCTGAGCCTGGCGTTTATCTTTCTCCTCCCGAATCTGGCCTTCCATTTCTTCATATATGGAGCGAACAACCTGATCGTGTTCACTCTCTCgtctaaaaacacatttgaattcgATGATTTTAGAACGCACAAAGCTGAATATGGCCATAATGAAATTCACACTGTGATCATCATATGGACTAATAATATTatgagccacacacagacagtggaAGGACGTGACCTGCGCAGAGCTTGTTCCAGGCTGTCTCGCTCTCTGATGGAGTCCTGTAAATGGGATACTGCATGGACCAGGATGCTTTCCAAGATGCTGAGCAGCTCTGGTCTGTCTCTCTGGAGGTCACACCACAGAGAAGAGAACTCCTGCTGACTGACACGGGAACGAGCAACTGTTCAAGGGGCTGCTGAATTCACACACGGACAGCTCAGCAActctcaaataaaatgaataatgagtACAATGTTCGGGAAGGCAGCTCTTCAGCAAATGTTCAAGAAACAAATCTTTTACATCATTTATTCCTTTAAAAAGATATGTGAGATTATCTAGCACAAAATATAATGTTTATGAGAATCTAGAAGAAATGCAAAGTAGCGATTAAGCATCAGGCGATGTGGATTTAATCTGTGCACGGGATAAAAGCACTATAACACTATTGGTTGTTGTTGCAATTAGGTTGGACATATGTACCAAATGCAGTACAGGACAACGACCCTGCAATAAAGGTCAACTTTAGGAAGCTGATGTTTGTTGCTGTTGCCATTGTTTAAAGGAGATGttgattttgtgatttttactttttgaaGAGTTTGTCTGCACCAAGCTCCATGAGGATGCTAACAAACTTGACTGAAGCCGGGTCCTGGGACACGTCCTCCTTGTCCACTCCCGTTTCAGCTTTGTCTTCACTCAGGTCAGTCGTGTCCTCCAGACCCACCAACTCACCTGCACCACAGGCAGAGGGTCTGATTTAAATGGGATGCAGACTTTTACAATAACACATTAACATTAGCTTCCCAGATAAATGTCACGGTGGCTGCGAATCCATCAGAATGCTACACTCACTTAGTCCGGTGTTGAACTCAACAGGAGTGAGGAATCCGTTGCTCTGTCGGTCCAGACTCTcaaacacctcctccagctgttccgGGGACAACGGCAACTCCTTTTGCAGCCTCTGACCACAAGAGGGTGGACATTTGAACACAATTTAAGACATTATTAGCAATTTCACGACTCTGTCACGTCAGCTGCTCACCTGCATATCCCGCTTTGTGATGAAGCCTTTCCTCTCTTTATCACACAGCACAAAAAGCGCCTTGGCCTTTCCCATGATCCCTGCCTTTGGGCTATCTGCTGCAAACTCTCTGGGCCTCGGTGAAGCCAGCGGACTACGTCCCCGGCTCAGCAGAGGAGTCCCGGCCGGCGGGCCTCGCAGCCTCGGGCTCATTGGTACTGCCTCTCTGCTGCCGTGACCCACCAGAACTTCACCATCATTCAGCCACTGAGACATGACTGCATGGTGTGAAACAAGGCGTGGGCGCGGAGCCGCTGTTAGTGTCAGTGTTGagctcattcattttctatTAAATGCTTTACTCCCTTGAGATGTGTTAATCTGTCAATCTACAACAAAATAATTTGCTGTTTGCTAATCATAAACtataatacagtatatataaacaCTATATACTACTGGACACCGGTCCCCAGCCCTGCATCCCACATGTGGGAGTATCCCTGGgcaagaatgaatgaaaccattACATCTCGGTATTGAGAAAATGCTCAATTTCCATTCCCACTTTAATATTGCAAGATAAggcatttttcaaaatgtgccttAATTATGAAAAGCTCATGTAGTTTTCACAAACCTTGCTGGAGCATCGAGCAGGCAAGCTAAACAGCTCTGCGTAAGATTGTTCAGCCGTGGTGGAGGAATACCTCCTTTGTGAAAAACGTTTTTGGACCCGTTAACAAAATAAGGATGAACTGCAACAGTTAATTCAccaataatgaaaaataactaTTAGTTCCATCCTGAATGAGAAATCACTCagaatgtaaaaaatgtttACGACACGGTATTACTGATCTGAGGTATCATTTATAATTCGAGACATTCATTTGGACCCTTCTAGATGCCAAACAGggaatgaaaacacactttaaaatcTTCCATCCTGCAGGACACTGACAGAGGCTGACAAAGCAGGTCCTCCCTTGTCAAATATGAGGTTTGAAACAAACTAAGATGTGGCATTACCCATGATCTAACCTGCTAGAATCAGGTGGGCGGTTCACATTGTTTATGTGGatgaaaatgtcaataaacGCGATGCACCGTCTACGACTGTGCACCAGGATGTGTGGAGACTGAAAAACCGGATGGTGTAATGCGAGAAGATGTCATGTGTACTCTAAGAGGCGGAGGACAGCCGACGTGAAGgacatgcaaataaaacatttgcagtTGTTTGCATTTTCAGATCTTCCACGATAACAAAATGTACTCTTGAATCCGTATCAATGTAAAAGGACTGCTAATTAAGATGCATTTGATTGCTGACGATCCACAAAGATTACAAATTTGATTGTATATCACAAGAAATATGTTGATAGAGTCCTGCGTAAACATTACACGTTAAGGATTCGGTCCGTCAAACCAGCCTCCCAATAAATCAACAGCCACACCAGtgaacaaataaacagacaagGTCAGTATAAATGCTGCAAAGTAGAGTTCTCACAGTCAGGAAAACAGGAATCACAAAGTTACAGTTTAAATCTAAAATAGTCCACGTGACATGTGCCAACATAAGGTGAGTTAAATTAGAGCCTGCTTGACACCTCGACAGCTCTCACATTATCAAAGAGATAATATGGTTGCGAAATGCAAAATGTGACGGCCATTCATTTCAGCAAACCACTAATAATGATTCGGCTTCTATGACGTCAACTTCGGAGCAATGTCGCTCTCGGGGGTTACCGAACTCAAGAGAATAAACTAAAGTTAGTGCGATtacaaacaagaaaagcacaTAGTAAGTCGTTAATTCActaaaaagtgtgtttttaatatacCTCAACGTCTTACGTTCGTGTGTTTTAGCaattcaatgaaaatgaaacttttAACTACAGTACTCACCTTCGGCGCACAACTGGAAGCAGGTGTCCGCTTCCCCGGACGGCGACAGTCTGCTTGAGTGAAATAGTACAGACTCCAGCCTGTAGGGGGCAGCGTAACCGCGAGCGATTATGTTTTACCGTAATATTTAGAGTAGACCTTAGATGATCCATTTCTCCAATGCAAGAATTACATTGAAGGAACATTTTGTAGACATGTCTGTGCGGTATAGACATGTCTGTGCTGTattacggtaaaaaaaaaagcgttacCATGGAATTTACGGAAATACACACGTTTCCGCCGAAAAGCAGCAGCGGACGCTGCTAGCGGGGAGCATTGTTTGGCGAGTTAACAACAAATTAGAGGTTCTTTCTTGTTCCGGGTGACTAGTGTTCATTCCAGTCCCGTTTTTCAGGTAGGACGGCGTTGGTATTCATTTGAAGTCAAGCAATATATAACAAAGCAAATGTGCCAAGACTAGAGCGAATTCCTCGAAGTTAAAATCCGGTGCGTACCAGAATCAAAGGGGATCCGATGCGCAAGTGCTCCACCGTGTTTTGGTTACCTTGcgaggtaaaataaatgtgtgtgttaccagCGCCACAACAAACACGAAATGGCGCTGTGCACGGAAAGTGGACTCAAGTGTCTGCAACAGACAAGTTAGATCCACGTTCACGGCGACGCGCAAATATAGAACGATTAATACGCTCGGAAGGTGAAACAAACCAAAATGCGATCGATTATATATCCAacatgtctgttgtttcacagcaTCTCTTGCTTCTTACAGGACATGCGGGATAAGATGATACCTTCTGCGCCAAATCCGTGAACATGCAAGCGCATAAAATCGTGTCTGACGTCATGGACTGAATGATTCTGAAATAATCCAGATCACAGAGATGACCCCAAGTAAAGAAAAGCCTCGTGACGTCAGAACTGTCTGACTGCATCTCGACCTTCAGTACGGAAGTATGTCCCGACCGAACGAAGTGGCGTCACTCTCAAGTTCCTGCTTCATGCGAGTGTAAACAGAAGAGGTGTCAGATCGGGTCTGAAGGATGCTTCAGACGGGCAACTACACTCTGGTGCTGCTGATCCAGCTGACgctgttgacctttgacctcttcgTCAACTCCTTCAGTGAACTCCTGAGAGGGACGCCTGTCATCCAGCTGGTGCTTTTCATGTAAGTCAGTAAACTTTTAGGAGACAGACTGGAAAAGATAAAACGTTTACAGTCTCACAACTGCATCCAACATACTGAATATTATTCTTATACAAGTGGCTGATCTTTATCCAGCAGCCAGGCGCCCACGTTCTGATAaactaataatacaaataaaagtattCTGTGTCTCCAGCGTCCAGGACATCGGCATCTTATTCAACGTGATCATCATTCTGCTGATGATGTTCAACACCTACGTGTTCCAGGTCGGCCTGGTGtccctgctgctggagagattCAGGGCTCTGCTGATCGCCTCCGCTTGTTACCTGACCCTCAGCATCTGCTTCCACTGCTGGGTGCTGGTAGGCCTCCTCGTCACAGACACACGGGTGTCACATCTTGTGTTTATAAATGAAACTGGGATGGAATCAGTCCTCCATTGCTTTATTTTGTAAGAGtgcgttttctttttctagAACCTCAGATGGATTGGCTCAAACCGCTTTGTTTGGACAGACGGCCTTCAAGCTCTTTTTGCTTTTCAGAGAACAGGTAATTGGTGGGTTTATCCGACGGCCTCTCCTTTAACCTGCTGCTGTAATACAGTACATTTACCCCTTCGTTTACAGCGGCAGTGTTGTATTACTACTTGTACAAGCGCACAGCGGAGTACATGGGAGACCCGCGGCTGTACAAGGACTCGCTGTGGCTGCGCGACGCCTTCGCCAGAGCTCGTCAGTAAAGTCGGGGACAGTTTTGAgagactttgacctttgattacCGGCCCCTCGGACATATTGTTGGACATCGTTACCGATTCTGAAAACGACTCTTGGCAACCTGATGTTGAACGGCTAAAAAGGCCGAAGCGAAGTCTCACATTGTTTCCCTTTCCAGGTGAGCTGTCGGCTAAATGGTTTACAGGTGCAATAAGTCGCGTCTATAGTAATCAGATCTGGGTCTACTAGTTCGTTTGTTCATTGCAGACATATGAATGAGAGAATGTTGCGCTGTAAGAACCATCATAGAGGCTGTTTCTGCCTCCCACGGCACCTTTTGCAGAACATATAGGTAGTTGTGGCTACATTTGTCTGCTACCCAACCTATGAAGAGGCCACATAGTTCATTTTGCCTTATGTATGATTAGTATGTGCCGTTTACACACTTAACGCAAGTTGAGTAAACCAATATTAAAAAGAATCCCGATGTCTTTTAGTGAGGATCTTTGAAACGGCCTCCaacctttttttaataaaataatcccTCTCTAATCCCGCTGTAATCCTTCATCAGTAGTGCAGTCTGCATCATCTTGGAGACAAGGTGAAACAGACTGCTCTATTTTTAACACAAAGATTTATCAGGGATTGAAGGTTTAGGCGCCTCTAGTAAAACG
The nucleotide sequence above comes from Brachionichthys hirsutus isolate HB-005 unplaced genomic scaffold, CSIRO-AGI_Bhir_v1 contig_1401, whole genome shotgun sequence. Encoded proteins:
- the LOC137916523 gene encoding transmembrane protein 138, encoding MLQTGNYTLVLLIQLTLLTFDLFVNSFSELLRGTPVIQLVLFIVQDIGILFNVIIILLMMFNTYVFQVGLVSLLLERFRALLIASACYLTLSICFHCWVLNLRWIGSNRFVWTDGLQALFAFQRTAAVLYYYLYKRTAEYMGDPRLYKDSLWLRDAFARARQ
- the LOC137916521 gene encoding EF-hand calcium-binding domain-containing protein 4A-like; translated protein: MSQWLNDGEVLVGHGSREAVPMSPRLRGPPAGTPLLSRGRSPLASPRPREFAADSPKAGIMGKAKALFVLCDKERKGFITKRDMQRLQKELPLSPEQLEEVFESLDRQSNGFLTPVEFNTGLSECSILMDSQPPEDKAETGVDKEDVSQDPASVKFVSILMELGADKLFKNQQEFSSLWCDLQRDRPELLSILESILVHAVSHLQDSIRERDSLEQALRRRESEHDQVVRSIYEEMEGQIREEKDKRQAQERVRQKQRGQQLEEELKTREQELENTLSKQREMESRIHQLSCEQTKIKEQNQQLRSLNIQLQEQLESSREQLQTALAQLNLLQLNASQEQVARQRNVAKVSGNMQKEKDSLLRQLELLRDMNRRLRDEKDAHQAQKRVSHRHSDLPPPPLSCLSEDLCAPWTQKIYPT